A window from Azoarcus sp. DD4 encodes these proteins:
- a CDS encoding chemotaxis protein CheA, translating to MDEITTVFVTESREQLAALEAALLQLESTPDDSDTLNAVFRSAHTIKGGAGVVECDFIVAFTHVVENALDKLRNGEIKLDADLVALLLACSDHIGNLLGVLETGAPAPDEDLAAEGAALLGRIQRDWLDGHAAPAGHAGPPTACEEAVHSSGGGAVETDCWHISLRFGPDVLKNGMDPLSFLRYLATLGQILRMETLADAMPAAEEMDAECCYLGFEISFASSADKAAIERVFDFVRDDCTLHILPPNSRLADYVALINTLPEDTMRLGEILVRVGALTQAELDAGLDAQQHPTADEAAEDGTPAPIGEILIEHKVVQPELVEAAVVKQKQVHDKKAAESRLIRIQADKLDKLIDLVGELVIAGASVNLLAGKSGLGELVEATSLTSRLVESIRDAALQLRMVQIGETFNRFNRVVRDVSKELGKDIELAISGGETELDKSMVEKIGDPLMHLVRNAMDHGIEAPEARIAHGKPARGRLELNAYHDSGSIIIEVADDGGGLNRERIVAKAVERGLVQAGQPLSDAEIYNLIFEAGFSTAAQVSNLSGRGVGMDVVRRNIQSLRGTVEVSSEAGQGSRFAIRLPLTLAIIDGFLVGVGRAAYVIPLDTVVECIELDHNANGRDYISLRGEVLPFVRLRDMFEVAGEAPARQNVVVVQYAGLKAGIVVDQLMGEFQTVIKPLGSIFRHVKGISGSTILGSGEVALILDVQALVQRCASREEQKARLPGAPRQLASSPN from the coding sequence ATGGACGAAATCACAACGGTTTTCGTAACCGAGAGCCGCGAGCAGCTTGCCGCGCTCGAAGCCGCCCTGCTGCAGCTCGAAAGCACGCCGGACGACAGCGACACGCTCAACGCGGTGTTCCGCTCGGCGCACACCATCAAGGGCGGCGCCGGCGTGGTCGAGTGCGACTTCATCGTTGCCTTCACCCATGTGGTCGAGAACGCGCTCGACAAGCTGCGCAACGGCGAGATCAAGCTCGATGCCGACCTCGTCGCCCTGCTGCTCGCCTGCTCGGACCACATCGGCAACCTGCTCGGCGTGCTCGAAACCGGCGCGCCGGCACCCGACGAGGATCTGGCTGCCGAAGGCGCCGCCCTGCTCGGCCGCATCCAGCGCGACTGGCTGGACGGCCATGCAGCCCCTGCCGGCCACGCCGGCCCGCCGACCGCGTGCGAGGAGGCGGTGCACAGCTCCGGCGGCGGCGCAGTCGAAACCGACTGCTGGCACATCTCGCTGCGCTTCGGGCCCGATGTGCTGAAGAACGGCATGGACCCGCTGTCCTTCCTGCGCTACCTCGCCACGCTCGGTCAGATCCTGCGCATGGAAACCCTGGCCGACGCCATGCCGGCGGCCGAGGAGATGGACGCCGAGTGCTGTTATCTCGGCTTCGAGATCAGCTTTGCGTCCTCGGCCGACAAGGCGGCGATCGAGCGGGTGTTCGATTTCGTCCGCGACGACTGCACGCTGCACATCCTGCCGCCCAACAGCCGGCTGGCGGACTACGTCGCACTGATCAACACCCTGCCCGAGGACACGATGCGCCTGGGCGAGATTCTCGTCCGCGTCGGCGCGCTCACCCAGGCCGAACTCGACGCCGGCCTCGACGCCCAGCAACACCCAACCGCCGACGAAGCGGCCGAGGACGGCACGCCGGCCCCGATCGGCGAGATCCTGATCGAGCACAAGGTGGTGCAGCCCGAGCTCGTCGAAGCCGCGGTCGTCAAGCAGAAGCAGGTACATGACAAGAAGGCCGCCGAATCGCGCCTGATCCGCATCCAGGCCGACAAGCTCGACAAGCTCATCGATCTGGTCGGCGAACTCGTCATCGCCGGCGCCAGCGTGAACCTGCTGGCCGGCAAAAGCGGGCTGGGCGAACTGGTGGAAGCCACCTCGCTCACCAGCCGCCTGGTCGAGAGCATCCGCGACGCGGCTCTGCAGCTGCGCATGGTGCAGATCGGCGAAACCTTCAACCGCTTCAACCGCGTCGTGCGCGACGTCTCCAAGGAGCTGGGCAAGGACATCGAGCTGGCCATCTCCGGCGGCGAAACCGAACTCGACAAGTCCATGGTGGAAAAGATCGGCGATCCGCTGATGCACCTGGTGCGCAACGCCATGGACCACGGCATCGAGGCCCCCGAGGCACGCATCGCCCACGGCAAGCCGGCGCGCGGCCGGCTGGAGCTCAATGCCTATCATGATTCGGGCAGCATCATCATCGAGGTGGCCGACGACGGTGGCGGCCTCAACCGCGAGCGCATCGTCGCCAAGGCCGTCGAGCGCGGTCTGGTGCAGGCCGGCCAGCCCCTGTCCGACGCGGAAATCTACAACCTCATCTTCGAGGCCGGCTTCTCGACCGCGGCCCAGGTCAGCAACCTGTCGGGACGCGGCGTCGGCATGGACGTGGTCCGCCGCAACATCCAGAGCCTGCGCGGCACCGTGGAAGTCAGCTCGGAAGCCGGCCAGGGTTCGCGCTTCGCGATCAGGCTGCCGCTGACGCTGGCCATCATCGACGGCTTCCTGGTCGGCGTCGGCCGCGCCGCCTACGTCATACCGCTGGACACCGTGGTCGAGTGCATCGAACTCGACCACAACGCCAATGGCCGCGACTACATCAGCCTGCGTGGCGAAGTGCTGCCCTTCGTGCGCCTGCGCGACATGTTCGAAGTCGCGGGCGAAGCGCCGGCACGGCAGAACGTGGTCGTCGTGCAGTACGCCGGACTCAAGGCCGGCATCGTGGTCGACCAGCTGATGGGCGAGTTCCAGACGGTGATCAAGCCGCTCGGCTCCATCTTCCGCCATGTGAAGGGCATCAGCGGCTCCACCATCCTCGGCAGCGGCGAAGTCGCGCTCATCCTCGACGTCCAGGCCCTGGTTCAGCGCTGCGCCAGCCGTGAGGAACAGAAGGCGCGCCTGCCCGGCGCGCCCCGGCAGCTCGCATCCTCACCCAACTGA
- a CDS encoding lipid asymmetry maintenance protein MlaB yields the protein MSTDTPNSPRLAIVEDMTIYHAAAQKQQLVDALAATDDLEIDLSAVAEIDTAGFQLLILVKREASRLGKKARIVAHSQAVREVVDFFNMAAEFGDPMLIPAQES from the coding sequence ATGAGCACCGACACGCCGAACAGCCCCCGCCTCGCCATCGTCGAGGACATGACCATCTACCACGCCGCGGCGCAGAAGCAGCAGCTGGTGGACGCGCTTGCCGCCACCGACGATCTCGAGATCGACCTCTCGGCGGTAGCCGAGATCGACACCGCCGGCTTCCAGCTCCTGATTCTCGTCAAACGCGAAGCCAGCCGTCTCGGCAAGAAGGCCCGCATCGTCGCCCACAGCCAGGCGGTGCGCGAAGTGGTCGACTTCTTCAACATGGCCGCCGAGTTCGGCGACCCGATGCTGATTCCCGCCCAAGAAAGCTGA
- a CDS encoding methyl-accepting chemotaxis protein: MPVTTLLQRSLVVFATVAILAGITVYFLNDWFHTAFLPAIGLSLPIGDAIGSMMIVTVAYVGQRLVSLAFFRDHMYGLTSSQEQLQHASHNVAAVGEEVAGELRAVPTYNDVLRQQLDSVVQQTEQAAYDITERLQAIDGVVSHLNTFVAESSSESDQMAHASEARIASNQKLIAEMRQYIEYRIQEARQDQERVGQVVHEARSLESLTRLIKDIAAQTNLLALNAAIEAARAGEAGRGFAVVADEVRKLSAETEKAVLAINQGILGVANTIETQLQEKLSAINLDREQAALGQFADQLGALGHSYEEILKHQGSVIDTVRGSSEELANMFMAALASVQFQDVTRQQLEHTAESLRRLDSHLGVLAERLLQSENASFQYTPLSVHLDEIYSQYVMDQQRHTHRNALHQADDVSGGSRKIELF, from the coding sequence ATGCCTGTCACTACGCTCCTGCAACGCTCGCTCGTCGTCTTCGCGACCGTCGCCATCCTGGCCGGGATCACCGTCTATTTCCTCAACGACTGGTTCCACACCGCCTTCCTGCCGGCGATAGGCCTGTCGCTGCCGATCGGCGACGCGATCGGTTCGATGATGATCGTCACCGTTGCCTACGTCGGTCAGCGGCTGGTGTCGCTCGCCTTCTTCCGCGACCACATGTACGGCCTGACCTCCTCGCAGGAGCAGCTGCAGCACGCCTCGCACAACGTCGCGGCGGTCGGCGAGGAAGTCGCCGGCGAACTGCGCGCGGTGCCTACCTACAACGACGTGCTGCGCCAGCAGCTCGACAGCGTGGTGCAGCAGACCGAGCAGGCCGCGTACGACATCACCGAGCGCTTGCAGGCGATCGACGGCGTGGTCAGCCATCTCAACACCTTCGTGGCCGAAAGCTCGTCCGAATCCGACCAGATGGCGCATGCATCCGAGGCCCGCATCGCCAGCAACCAGAAGCTGATCGCCGAGATGCGCCAGTACATCGAGTACCGCATCCAGGAGGCCCGCCAGGACCAGGAGCGCGTCGGCCAGGTGGTGCACGAAGCGCGTTCGCTGGAATCGCTGACCCGGCTGATCAAGGACATCGCCGCCCAGACCAACCTGCTGGCGCTCAACGCCGCCATCGAGGCCGCCCGCGCGGGCGAGGCCGGACGCGGCTTTGCGGTGGTAGCCGACGAAGTGCGCAAGCTCTCGGCCGAGACCGAGAAGGCGGTGCTGGCGATCAACCAGGGCATCCTCGGCGTTGCCAACACCATCGAAACGCAGCTGCAGGAGAAACTTTCCGCGATCAACCTGGACCGCGAACAGGCGGCGCTCGGCCAGTTCGCCGATCAGCTCGGCGCGCTCGGCCACAGCTACGAGGAAATCCTCAAGCATCAGGGCAGCGTGATCGATACCGTGCGCGGCAGCAGCGAGGAACTGGCCAACATGTTCATGGCGGCGCTCGCCAGCGTGCAGTTCCAGGACGTCACCCGCCAGCAACTGGAGCACACCGCCGAATCGCTGCGCCGGCTCGACAGCCACCTTGGCGTACTGGCCGAGCGCCTGCTGCAGTCGGAGAACGCCAGTTTCCAATACACGCCGCTATCCGTGCATCTGGACGAGATCTACTCGCAGTACGTCATGGACCAGCAGCGCCACACCCACCGCAACGCGCTGCACCAGGCCGACGACGTAAGCGGCGGCAGCCGGAAGATCGAACTGTTCTGA
- a CDS encoding response regulator has protein sequence MKTIFLVDDSATILLSISNILSKAGYGVEKAGNAAEALGKFQSGVKVDLLITDLNMPGMNGIDFIKEVRKLPNYRFMPILFLTTESQQSKKAEAKAAGASGWIVKPASADELLNTIKLVMR, from the coding sequence ATGAAAACGATTTTCCTGGTCGACGACTCCGCAACCATCCTGCTGTCCATTTCCAACATCCTGTCCAAGGCGGGCTACGGCGTGGAGAAAGCCGGCAACGCCGCCGAGGCGCTGGGCAAGTTCCAGTCCGGCGTGAAAGTGGACCTGCTCATCACCGACCTCAACATGCCCGGCATGAACGGCATCGACTTCATCAAGGAAGTGCGCAAGCTGCCGAACTACCGCTTCATGCCCATCCTGTTCCTGACCACCGAATCGCAGCAGTCGAAGAAGGCCGAAGCCAAGGCCGCGGGCGCGTCGGGATGGATCGTCAAGCCGGCCTCGGCGGACGAACTGCTCAACACCATCAAGCTGGTCATGCGCTGA
- a CDS encoding dienelactone hydrolase family protein translates to MRTRPDPQQHRGTAVDFDSLLPATHVDRRGFIATALGAGFALAVQPVHATVIRTDAAGLEHGNATVEIGADRLPIYHARPTGGRQLPTVLVVQEIFGVHEYIRDVCRRLARQGYLAIAPELYFRQGDPGKLDNVGAILETIVSRVPDAQVMADLDACAAWAAAHGGDPARLAITGFCWGGRIAWLYAAHNPRLKAAVAWYGRLDGAPSALTPEHPIDIAARLHAPVLGLYGGKDQGIPLDDVTAMRDALKRAGSRSELIVYQEAPHAFHADYRPSYRKTEAEDGERRLHAWLRQHGV, encoded by the coding sequence ATGCGCACTCGCCCCGACCCACAGCAGCACCGCGGCACCGCCGTCGACTTCGACAGCCTGCTGCCCGCCACGCACGTGGACCGCCGCGGCTTCATCGCCACCGCGCTCGGCGCCGGTTTCGCGCTGGCGGTGCAGCCGGTCCACGCGACCGTCATCCGCACCGATGCCGCCGGTCTCGAGCACGGCAACGCCACGGTGGAAATCGGCGCCGATCGGCTCCCCATCTACCATGCCCGTCCCACCGGCGGCCGGCAGCTGCCCACCGTGCTGGTGGTGCAGGAGATCTTCGGCGTGCACGAGTACATCCGCGACGTCTGCCGCCGACTGGCCCGGCAGGGCTATCTCGCGATCGCGCCGGAGCTCTATTTCCGCCAGGGCGATCCGGGCAAGCTCGACAACGTCGGCGCCATCCTGGAAACCATCGTATCCAGGGTGCCGGACGCGCAGGTCATGGCCGATCTCGATGCCTGCGCCGCCTGGGCCGCCGCGCACGGCGGCGACCCGGCGCGACTGGCAATCACCGGATTCTGCTGGGGCGGACGCATCGCCTGGCTGTATGCCGCGCACAATCCACGCCTCAAGGCCGCGGTCGCCTGGTACGGCCGGCTCGACGGCGCACCCTCGGCGCTCACCCCCGAGCACCCGATCGACATCGCCGCCCGCCTGCACGCGCCGGTGCTCGGACTGTACGGCGGCAAGGACCAGGGGATTCCGCTCGACGACGTGACGGCGATGCGTGACGCCCTGAAGCGGGCCGGCAGCCGCAGCGAACTGATCGTTTATCAGGAAGCTCCGCACGCCTTCCATGCCGACTACCGTCCGAGCTATCGCAAGACCGAGGCGGAGGACGGCGAGCGCCGCCTGCATGCCTGGCTACGCCAGCACGGCGTCTAG
- a CDS encoding peroxidase-related enzyme (This protein belongs to a clade of uncharacterized proteins related to peroxidases such as the alkylhydroperoxidase AhpD.), with protein sequence MSQPTISRFPVPELGDLPDDIREKILAVQEKSGFVPNVFLTLAHRPDEFRAFFAYHDALMEKDGGLTKAEREMIVVATSGANSCLYCVVAHGAILRIRAKNPRLADQLATNHRKAEITPRQRAMLDFALKVALNSAAVEDADLEALRAAGFSDQDAWDIGAIAAFFALSNRLANLASMRPNDEFYLLGRLPKG encoded by the coding sequence ATGAGCCAGCCTACGATCAGCCGTTTCCCGGTACCCGAACTGGGCGACCTGCCCGACGACATCCGCGAGAAGATTCTGGCGGTGCAGGAGAAATCGGGCTTCGTGCCGAATGTCTTCCTGACCCTGGCGCATCGTCCGGACGAGTTCCGGGCCTTCTTCGCCTATCACGATGCCTTGATGGAGAAGGATGGCGGACTGACCAAGGCCGAGCGCGAGATGATCGTGGTCGCCACGTCCGGTGCGAACAGCTGCCTTTACTGCGTCGTTGCGCATGGTGCGATCCTGCGCATCCGCGCCAAGAACCCGCGCCTTGCCGACCAGCTTGCAACCAATCACCGCAAGGCGGAGATCACCCCGCGCCAGCGTGCGATGCTCGACTTCGCGCTCAAGGTCGCGCTGAACTCGGCGGCGGTCGAGGATGCCGATCTCGAGGCCTTGCGTGCCGCGGGTTTCAGCGACCAGGACGCCTGGGATATCGGTGCCATCGCGGCATTCTTTGCGCTCAGCAACCGCCTGGCGAATCTGGCCAGCATGCGACCGAACGACGAGTTCTACCTGCTCGGGCGACTGCCCAAGGGTTGA
- the infA gene encoding translation initiation factor IF-1, with protein sequence MAKEELIEMHGSVTEVLPDGRYRVTLDNGHCLIAYSGGKMRKHHIRIIAGDNVSLEMSPYDLSKGRITFRHLPERASGAPSHAPARRR encoded by the coding sequence ATGGCCAAGGAAGAACTCATCGAAATGCATGGTTCCGTTACCGAGGTGCTGCCCGACGGTCGCTACCGCGTCACCCTCGATAATGGTCACTGCCTGATTGCCTACTCCGGTGGCAAGATGCGCAAGCACCACATCCGCATCATCGCCGGTGACAACGTGTCGCTGGAAATGTCGCCCTACGATCTGAGCAAGGGACGGATCACCTTCCGCCACCTCCCGGAACGTGCGTCCGGCGCTCCGTCTCACGCACCGGCACGCCGCCGCTGA
- a CDS encoding IS3 family transposase (programmed frameshift): MKTSRFSDSQIIAVLKQAEAGKPVPELCREHGISSATFYKWRARFGGMDASLMARLKELEVENARLKKMYAEERLKAEIVKEALGKKVVKPSRRREMAYQAVQQRGASIRVACAAFGISETCYHYQAKCSAENAEIADHLIRLTHNQRNWGFGLCFLYLRNVKGYRWNHKRVYRIYRELELNLRIKPRKRIVREKPEPLAVPKAINQCWSMDFMHDQLADGRSFRLLNIIDDFNREALAMDIDLSLPAERVVRALEQVIEWRGKPTAIRSDNGPEYVGKTLTEWAQKNGVQLNHIQPGKPQQNAYVERFNRTVRYDWLGHYLFESIDEVQDYATRWLWLYNHERPNMALGGITPKQRLAIAA; this comes from the exons ATGAAGACATCGAGGTTTTCAGACAGCCAGATCATCGCTGTGCTCAAGCAGGCGGAGGCTGGCAAGCCGGTTCCGGAGCTGTGCCGGGAGCACGGCATCAGCTCGGCGACGTTCTACAAGTGGCGGGCCAGGTTTGGTGGCATGGATGCGTCGCTGATGGCGCGGCTCAAGGAGCTCGAAGTGGAGAACGCTCGGCTCAAGAAGATGTATGCAGAAGAACGGCTCAAGGCGGAGATCGTGAAGGAGGCCCTCG GAAAAAAAGTGGTGAAGCCATCTCGCCGGCGTGAGATGGCTTACCAGGCCGTGCAGCAGCGCGGCGCGAGCATACGCGTGGCGTGTGCGGCATTCGGGATCAGCGAAACCTGCTACCACTACCAGGCAAAGTGCTCGGCCGAGAATGCCGAGATCGCCGATCACTTGATCCGCCTGACCCACAACCAGCGCAACTGGGGCTTTGGCCTGTGCTTCTTGTACCTGCGAAACGTGAAGGGCTACCGCTGGAATCACAAGCGGGTGTATCGGATCTATCGCGAGCTCGAGCTCAATCTGCGCATCAAGCCGCGAAAGCGGATCGTGCGCGAGAAACCCGAACCGCTGGCGGTACCCAAGGCGATCAATCAGTGCTGGTCGATGGACTTCATGCACGATCAGCTGGCCGATGGGCGCAGTTTCCGACTGCTCAACATCATCGATGACTTCAACCGCGAAGCGCTCGCCATGGACATCGATCTGTCCTTGCCCGCCGAGCGGGTCGTGCGCGCGCTCGAACAGGTGATCGAATGGCGAGGCAAGCCAACGGCGATCCGCAGCGACAACGGACCGGAATATGTCGGCAAGACGCTGACCGAGTGGGCACAGAAGAACGGTGTTCAGCTCAATCACATCCAGCCCGGAAAGCCGCAGCAAAATGCCTACGTCGAGCGCTTTAACCGCACCGTACGCTACGACTGGCTCGGTCACTACCTGTTCGAGTCGATCGATGAGGTCCAGGATTACGCCACCCGCTGGCTCTGGCTCTACAATCACGAGCGCCCCAACATGGCCTTGGGCGGTATCACCCCAAAGCAGCGGCTGGCCATCGCCGCATAG
- a CDS encoding lysylphosphatidylglycerol synthase transmembrane domain-containing protein yields MSKFVARLQLALLEQRTIRAIVRFVTTGALLYLAGVFWFGWQETVTAFAALGLQTLLIGALLSSSSYLWRFGRWEYSLQCLEISVPKFTHFGIYLSGLALTATPGKAGETFRSALLVHHGVKVTHSLAAFLADRGSDVLGMIFLGTLAATMAGQHFAWVWLLSFALILLGSLTFASLLSHPVASTGWCRLERSLTWLPIKGGQATLEAWAKVWILPRVSAFSVVAMLSYGTQALVFSWFCHILGTGISVADCVLIFVQATLFGAASMLPGGLGAMEVALVFQLLDRGVGDGSAMSLAISIRLVTLWFGMLTGVISLLFLSSHDLKSEGKL; encoded by the coding sequence ATGAGCAAGTTCGTCGCTCGACTTCAGCTTGCTCTTCTTGAGCAGCGCACCATTCGGGCCATTGTGCGGTTTGTTACCACTGGGGCGCTGCTCTATCTGGCTGGCGTTTTCTGGTTTGGTTGGCAGGAAACAGTGACAGCCTTCGCTGCTTTAGGACTGCAGACGTTGCTGATTGGTGCCCTTCTTTCGAGCAGTTCTTATCTATGGCGCTTTGGGCGATGGGAGTATTCTCTTCAGTGTCTCGAGATTAGCGTGCCCAAATTTACTCATTTTGGCATTTACCTTTCTGGGCTTGCGCTGACTGCGACGCCAGGAAAAGCTGGGGAAACGTTTCGCTCGGCTTTACTGGTTCACCATGGAGTGAAGGTTACGCACAGCCTCGCGGCATTCCTTGCTGACAGGGGTTCGGATGTTTTAGGGATGATTTTTCTGGGTACCCTAGCTGCCACCATGGCCGGACAGCATTTTGCTTGGGTATGGCTTCTGTCATTTGCGCTCATCCTGCTCGGAAGTCTCACCTTCGCATCTCTGTTATCACACCCAGTTGCCAGCACTGGATGGTGCCGACTAGAACGTTCTTTGACTTGGCTCCCCATCAAGGGCGGGCAAGCGACACTTGAAGCTTGGGCGAAAGTGTGGATCCTGCCAAGAGTTTCTGCTTTTTCGGTTGTCGCGATGCTTTCCTATGGGACGCAAGCACTGGTGTTTTCCTGGTTCTGCCATATTTTGGGGACTGGCATTTCAGTTGCTGACTGCGTGTTGATCTTCGTGCAAGCAACTTTGTTCGGTGCGGCGAGTATGCTCCCTGGCGGACTCGGCGCAATGGAGGTTGCACTGGTTTTTCAGTTGTTAGATCGCGGCGTAGGCGACGGTAGTGCAATGTCCTTGGCAATTTCAATTCGCTTAGTGACGCTTTGGTTTGGGATGCTAACGGGTGTTATCTCTCTGTTATTTTTGTCTTCCCATGACTTGAAATCAGAAGGAAAACTGTGA
- a CDS encoding GtrA family protein, protein MIAPQFLRFLVAGGIAAGANFGSRFVFSIFFAYGVAVFFAYLVGMLIAFLLMRGHVFNASQGPLAPQVTKFVGVNLLAVLQTLAISLLLARWALPSVGIQDHAEALGHLVGVVVPVVTSYFGHKFLTFR, encoded by the coding sequence ATGATCGCGCCACAATTTCTGCGTTTTCTCGTGGCCGGGGGCATTGCTGCCGGCGCCAACTTTGGCTCGCGGTTTGTATTCAGTATTTTTTTTGCCTACGGTGTCGCGGTCTTTTTCGCTTATCTGGTGGGGATGCTGATCGCTTTTCTACTGATGCGAGGGCATGTTTTCAATGCGAGTCAGGGCCCTCTTGCGCCACAGGTGACCAAGTTCGTAGGCGTAAACCTTTTAGCGGTCCTTCAGACACTTGCAATCAGTCTACTTCTCGCTCGCTGGGCGCTGCCATCGGTTGGCATTCAGGACCATGCTGAGGCGTTGGGTCATTTGGTTGGTGTGGTTGTGCCGGTAGTCACCAGCTATTTCGGCCATAAGTTTTTAACCTTTCGATGA